GCGCGCTCACCGCCGGACCGCTCACCGACCGTGCGCTGCGGCCGACGCTCTTCGGCGCGCTCGGCGCGCTCACCGTCGTCCTGCTGCGCTTCCCGCTCACGGTGCACGTGAAGTGGCTGGCGCTGGTGATGGTGGTCCTGCTCGGAGCGGTCGGCTTCATGACGACGACCCCGCTCCAGATGCTGGTGATGCGCAAGGCGAAGGACGCGCCCACGCTGGCCTCCGCCTCCAACCACTCGGCGTTCAACCTCGCCAACGCGGGCGGCGCCTGGCTCGGCGGCGCGGCCATCTCGGCGGGCTGGGGCTGGACCTCTCCCGCACCGGTCGGTGCGGCACTCGCCGTCGCCGGCCTCGCCATCGCGGTCACCGCGACCCTGCTGGACCGTGACCGCGTCACACCCTCGCGGGTCGTCGCGGGCGGGCCGGACGGAACCGCCGACGCCGGCGGCGGTGCGCCGGAAGCCCACGCGGCCGGCCGGCAGACCGTCCGGAGCGCGCCGGGGGAGTAGGCGAGGCGTCGCCTGGGCCGGGGCGCTGGGGTGGGGCGCGGGGTGGGGCGCCAGGACAACGCCCCGCCCCGGCTACGGAAGCTCTCCGCCGGGTGCCTCGCGCCACTGGTTGGTGACGGGCAGCCGCCGGTCCTTGCCGAACCCCTTCGGTGAGATCTTCGTGCCCGGCGGGTACTGCCGCCGCTTGTACTCGGCGGTGTCCACCAGCCGCAGCGTCCGCGTCACCAGCTCCTCGTCGAAACCCGCCGCGACGATCGCGTCCCGGCCCTGGTCCCGGTCGACGTACAGCTCCAGGATCCGGTCCAGCACCTCGTAGTCCGGCAGCGAGTCGGAGTCCACCTGCCCCGGCCGGAGCTCCGCGCTGGGCGGCTTGGTGATCGACGCCTCCGGGATCGGCGGGACCTGCCCGCGCTCCTCGGCGGCCCGGTTGCGCCACCTCGCCAGCCGGAAGACCGACGACTTGTACACGTCCTTGATCGGCCCGTACGCCCCGACCGTGTCCCCGTAGAGCGTCGAATAGCCCACCGCCAGCTCCGACTTGTTGCCCGGCGCGAGCACGATCCGCCCCTCCTGGTTGGAGATCGCCATCAGCGTGGTGCCGCGCAGCCGCGCCTGGAGGTTCTCCTCGGCGAGTCCGGTGAGCTCCAGCGACCCCATGTACGCGTCGAACATCGGCCCGATCGGCACGGTGCGGAAGTTCAGCCCCGTACGCCGGGCCAGCTCGGCCGCGTCTGCCCGGGAGTGGTCCGAGGAGTACGTGGACGGCATCGAGACGCCGTACACGTGCTCCGCACCCAGCGCGTCGCAGGCGAGGGCCGCGACGAGAGCCGAGTCGATGCCGCCGGAGAGCCCGACCAGCACACTGCTGAAACCGTTCTTCGCGGCGTACGCGCGCAGCCCCACGACCAGCGCGGAGTACAGCTCCTCGTCGTCGTCGAGCCGCTCGGCGTACCCGCCCGCCAACTCCGGGGCGTACGGCGGGAGCGGCTCCCCGGTGAGGACGACGTGGTCGATCCGCAGCCCGTCGTTCACCTCCCCGGACGGCGGCTCGGCCGCGGCGGCCGGGAGTTCGAGATCGAGGATCACACTGCCCTCGGCGAACTGCGGTGCGCGGGCGATCACTTCGCCCTCCGCGTCCACCACGATCGAGTCACCGTCGAAGACCAGCTCGTCCTGGCCGCCGATCATCGCCAGATACGCGGTGGTGCACCCGGCCTCCCGGGCCCGCCTGCGGACCAGTTCGAGACGGGTGTCGTCCTTGTCCCGCTCGTAGGGGGAGGCGTTGATCGACAGCAGCAGTCCCGCGCCCGCCGCGCGGGCCGCCGGCACACGCCCTCCGTCCTGCCACAGGTCCTCGCAGATGGCCAGCGCCACATCGATGCCGCGCACCCGCGCGACCGGCAGCGAATCGCCCGGGACGAAGTACCGGAACTCGTCGAACACCCCGTAGTTGGGGAGATGGTGCTTGGCGAAGTCCAGTGCGATCCGCCCTCGGTGCAGCACCGCCGCGGCGTTGCGCGGCGAACCCGCGGGCTGTCCGTACCGGGGAGCGGGGTGCTCGGAGCGACCGAGGTAACCGACGACCACCGGCAGTTCGCCGAAGCCCTCAGCGTCGAGCCGCGCCGCGAGCGCGCGCAGCGCCGCACGGGAGGCTTCGACGAAGGACGACCGCAGGGCAAGGTCCTCCACGGGATAGCCGGTCAGCACCATCTCGGGGAACGCGACGAGGTGGGCGCCCAGTTCGGCGGCGTGCCGTGTCCAGCGGACGATCGCCTCGGCGTTGCCGGTGAGATCACCGACCGTCGAGTCGATCTGGTTGAGGGCGAGGCGTAGTTGAGGCACCCCCGCAGTCTAATCGTCTTTCTGACGCGATGTCCGGGAGGGTGGTGATTCCGTTACCCCGGTGGCCTGTTGGCCTGTTGGCCTGTCGGCCTCTCGGCGGGGCGTGGGCGGTCGATGTGGGGCCGGTCAGCCCCGGGCGTACACCTGTCCCGCCCAGTCGGCGATCTGCTCCTCACCGAGGTGCTGCGCCAGGTCGGCCTCGCTGATCATGCCGATCAGCTTCTTGTTCTCGACCACCGGGAGCCGCCGGATGCGGTGTGCCTGCATCTCCTCCAGCACCTCGTCCACCCCGGCCCCCGAGTCGATCCAGCGCGGTGTCCCGTGGCAGAGGTCGCCCGCCGTCGTCGCCGCCGGGTCGTGGCCGCTCGCCACGCAGCCGACCACGATGTCCCGGTCGGTGATGATCCCGACCATCCGGTCCTCGGCGCCCTCCGCGGAGACGGGCAGTGAACCCACCCCGTGGTCGCGCATCATCTGGGCGGCCCGGTCGAGCGTCTCGTGTGCCGGAATCCAGGTGGCGCCGGGATGCATGATGTCCTTCGCCGTGGTCATGGGGTTCCTCCTGGGCTGATCCGTGCCTGAGCACACCCCCGTACGGCCCCGAGTCCATCCCCCATCGTCCCCGGGGGCACGCCCCGCCGCCGACCGAAATCACCCATTCGAGTGAGGGCGGAAAGCTCTGGGACGGGACACCCCGAGGATGCCGTCGCCCGCCCGAGGACCGGGGCGTACGGGCGGGCGACGAGGGCTCCACGGGCGGCTGCGGTGCTCAGGTACGGGGGCGCGCTCCCCGTTCGGCCAGCAGGTCCGCCATCAGGCCCATTTCGGACCGCTGGGCGTCCACCATGCCGCCCGCGAGCCGCCGCTCGGCCGGTACCGCGCACCGCTCGGCGCACGCGCGGGCCATGGCGATACCGCCCTTGTGGTGGTCGGTCATCAACTGGAGGAAGAGCACCTCCGCGTCCCGGCCCCGCGCCGCGCCGAGCCGCTTCAACTCCGCGGCCGTGGCCATGCCGGTCATCGTCGCACCGGCCCCGGACCGGGCCGGGCCGTGGCCCATGCCGTCCATGCCGTCCATGTGGTCCGCAGGGGCCGCGCCCTTCTCGGTACCCATCCACGCCATGGGCGCTCCCGCCGCGGCGATCTTCGGCAGCCCCCACAGGTCGAGCCAGCCGAGCAGCATCCCGCGCTGGTTGGACTGGGTGTGGGCGATGTCGTACGCGAGTCGGCGCACGTCCTGGTCGTGCGTACCGTCCCGCACCACGAAGGACATCTCCACCGCCTGCTCGTGGTGGACGGCCATGTCCTGCGCGAACCCGGCGTCCGCCGAGTCCACGGCCGGGAGCCCCTGTCCCGGACCGGAGCCCTGTCCGTACCCCCGTGCCTGCTCCCGGCCGTGCTCCGTACCGCCGGACCGGGCGGTCACGATCGCCGCCGTACCGCCTCCGACCAGCGCCGCGAGCACCAGCACCCCGGCCGCCACCCAGCGCGGGCGCGTCCCGCGCCCCGCACCGCCGGTCATCGGGGAACCGCCAGTCCGCCGGTGCACGGCGCGCCGGGCTCCGGGGTCTGCGGGCCCTGGACGTACGCGGCGAGGAACCTGCCCACCCGCTCGTCCCCGGGTCCCGTCACCGTGAGCTGCTTCCCCCACGCGCTGAGCATGATGGTGCCCGACTGGCCGGGGTAGGGACTGAGCAGCGTGTACGAGGTCGCCCTGACCCGGTTGGCCAGCGCGCGCACGGCGTTGGCGGACGCGCCGCCGTTGTAGGTGATCCACACCGCGCCGTGCTCCAGGGAGTGCACGGCGTTCACGTCGGCGAGCGGTGTTTTGTATACGTCGCCGTCGCAGTCCATCCAGGCCGGGTCGTGGTCCCCGCCCACCGGAGGCGTCATCGGGTAGTGGACCTCATGGGCCACGTGGTTGCGGGTGAGCTTGTTCGCGTCCCAGGACTTCTCGCCCTCGATCGCGGAGGCCGCCGCCGTACCGGCCGCCCGTGCGGGGTCGGCCCCGCCCGGCTTGGAGTCCGCCGCCGCGGCGGACACGAGACCGGCCCGCGAGGCCGGGCCGTCCAGCACCCCGGAGCCGCCGAACCCCACCAGACCTGCGACGACGGCCACGCCGACCGCTATGGCCAGGACCCTGCCGCGCCCCACGCGGCGCCGCTCGGGGAGCGGGGCCGGGGGCGTCTGGACCTGGGGAGGCTGGGGGGAAAGGCTCATGGGGTCGAGTCCTTCTGGGAGGAGTCGGGAGGGAGCGGACGAGTCGGAAGAACCCCTGTGCGGGAGTCGGTCGCGCATGCGTCCGTGCCCCAGCACATCGGGGCCGTCGATCGTAGTGGGTGGCCGCGTGCTCTCTCTCACACCGTGTGCGTAATCTGGGTGAAATCCCGGGTCGTGATACTGGAGTGACTCCCCTACCTCCGGCGGTGGTGCGCGGACCGTCTGAACTGCAAGGATGTGGCTATGGACAAGCAGCAGGAATTCGTCCTCAGGACGCTTGAGGAA
The DNA window shown above is from Streptomyces sp. NBC_00247 and carries:
- a CDS encoding DUF305 domain-containing protein, producing MTGGAGRGTRPRWVAAGVLVLAALVGGGTAAIVTARSGGTEHGREQARGYGQGSGPGQGLPAVDSADAGFAQDMAVHHEQAVEMSFVVRDGTHDQDVRRLAYDIAHTQSNQRGMLLGWLDLWGLPKIAAAGAPMAWMGTEKGAAPADHMDGMDGMGHGPARSGAGATMTGMATAAELKRLGAARGRDAEVLFLQLMTDHHKGGIAMARACAERCAVPAERRLAGGMVDAQRSEMGLMADLLAERGARPRT
- a CDS encoding NAD+ synthase yields the protein MPQLRLALNQIDSTVGDLTGNAEAIVRWTRHAAELGAHLVAFPEMVLTGYPVEDLALRSSFVEASRAALRALAARLDAEGFGELPVVVGYLGRSEHPAPRYGQPAGSPRNAAAVLHRGRIALDFAKHHLPNYGVFDEFRYFVPGDSLPVARVRGIDVALAICEDLWQDGGRVPAARAAGAGLLLSINASPYERDKDDTRLELVRRRAREAGCTTAYLAMIGGQDELVFDGDSIVVDAEGEVIARAPQFAEGSVILDLELPAAAAEPPSGEVNDGLRIDHVVLTGEPLPPYAPELAGGYAERLDDDEELYSALVVGLRAYAAKNGFSSVLVGLSGGIDSALVAALACDALGAEHVYGVSMPSTYSSDHSRADAAELARRTGLNFRTVPIGPMFDAYMGSLELTGLAEENLQARLRGTTLMAISNQEGRIVLAPGNKSELAVGYSTLYGDTVGAYGPIKDVYKSSVFRLARWRNRAAEERGQVPPIPEASITKPPSAELRPGQVDSDSLPDYEVLDRILELYVDRDQGRDAIVAAGFDEELVTRTLRLVDTAEYKRRQYPPGTKISPKGFGKDRRLPVTNQWREAPGGELP
- a CDS encoding CBS domain-containing protein produces the protein MTTAKDIMHPGATWIPAHETLDRAAQMMRDHGVGSLPVSAEGAEDRMVGIITDRDIVVGCVASGHDPAATTAGDLCHGTPRWIDSGAGVDEVLEEMQAHRIRRLPVVENKKLIGMISEADLAQHLGEEQIADWAGQVYARG
- a CDS encoding DUF3105 domain-containing protein, coding for MSLSPQPPQVQTPPAPLPERRRVGRGRVLAIAVGVAVVAGLVGFGGSGVLDGPASRAGLVSAAAADSKPGGADPARAAGTAAASAIEGEKSWDANKLTRNHVAHEVHYPMTPPVGGDHDPAWMDCDGDVYKTPLADVNAVHSLEHGAVWITYNGGASANAVRALANRVRATSYTLLSPYPGQSGTIMLSAWGKQLTVTGPGDERVGRFLAAYVQGPQTPEPGAPCTGGLAVPR